A region from the Mycolicibacterium litorale genome encodes:
- a CDS encoding DNA polymerase IV, producing the protein MDVRWVLHLDMDAFFASVEQLTRPTLRGRPVLVGGLGGRGVVAGASYEARVHGARSAMPMHQARRLVGAPAVVLPPRGVVYGLASRRVFDTVRMLVPVLEQLSFDEAFGEPQELAGASAEEVEAFCERLRARVLEVTGLVASVGAGSGKQIAKIASGLAKPDGIRVVRRDEERRLLDGLAVRKLWGIGPVAEEKLHRLGIETIGQLAALSEPEVADVLGATVGPALHRLARGVDDRPVAERAEAKQISAESTFPADLITLDQVREAVGPIAEHAHRRLVKDGRGARTVTVKLKKSDMSTLTRSATLPSATTDAATLGATARRLLVDPVEIGPIRLVGVGFSGLTEVRQESLFPDLDLVEEDPAARAVLPPTVSEAAAVPPAWRVGDDVAHPEWGHGWIQGAGHGVMTVRFETRSTGPGSARTFPADLPEIVRANPVDSLDWPEYVDALAQSESP; encoded by the coding sequence GTGGACGTGCGCTGGGTCCTGCATCTGGACATGGACGCGTTCTTCGCGTCGGTCGAGCAGCTGACCCGGCCCACACTGCGGGGTCGGCCCGTACTCGTCGGCGGTCTCGGCGGCCGCGGCGTGGTGGCCGGCGCCAGTTACGAGGCCCGCGTGCACGGCGCCCGGTCGGCGATGCCGATGCACCAGGCCCGCCGGCTGGTGGGCGCGCCCGCGGTGGTGCTGCCGCCGCGCGGTGTCGTCTACGGCCTGGCGAGCCGGCGGGTGTTCGACACCGTGCGCATGCTCGTCCCCGTACTGGAGCAGTTGTCGTTCGACGAGGCCTTCGGCGAACCGCAGGAGCTCGCCGGCGCATCGGCCGAGGAGGTCGAGGCGTTCTGCGAACGGCTGCGGGCGCGGGTGCTGGAGGTGACCGGACTCGTCGCGTCGGTGGGCGCCGGCTCGGGTAAGCAGATCGCCAAGATCGCCTCGGGGTTGGCCAAACCGGACGGGATCCGGGTGGTGCGGCGCGACGAGGAGCGCCGGCTGCTCGACGGGCTGGCGGTGCGCAAGCTGTGGGGGATCGGACCGGTCGCCGAGGAGAAGCTGCACCGGCTCGGCATCGAGACCATCGGTCAGCTCGCGGCGCTGTCGGAGCCCGAGGTCGCCGACGTCCTCGGTGCCACCGTCGGTCCGGCGCTGCACCGGCTCGCCCGCGGTGTCGACGACCGGCCCGTCGCCGAACGCGCCGAGGCCAAGCAGATCAGCGCCGAATCCACCTTCCCGGCCGATCTCATCACGCTCGACCAGGTGCGGGAGGCGGTCGGGCCGATCGCCGAGCATGCCCACCGGCGGCTGGTGAAGGACGGCCGGGGCGCCCGCACCGTCACCGTGAAGCTCAAGAAATCGGATATGAGCACGCTGACCCGGTCGGCGACGCTGCCGTCGGCCACCACCGACGCCGCGACGCTCGGCGCCACCGCCCGCAGGCTGCTCGTCGACCCCGTCGAGATCGGCCCGATTCGCCTTGTCGGCGTTGGCTTCTCGGGTCTGACCGAGGTGCGGCAGGAATCGCTGTTCCCCGATCTGGACCTGGTCGAGGAGGACCCCGCGGCCCGTGCGGTGCTTCCGCCGACGGTGAGCGAGGCGGCCGCCGTGCCGCCGGCGTGGCGGGTAGGCGACGACGTCGCCCATCCGGAATGGGGGCACGGCTGGATCCAGGGCGCCGGCCACGGCGTCATGACGGTGCGGTTCGAGACCCGCAGCACCGGGCCGGGTTCAGCGCGGACGTTCCCCGCCGACCTGCCCGAGATCGTGCGGGCCAATCCGGTCGACAGCCTCGACTGGCCCGAGTACGTGGACGCGCTCGCGCAGTCCGAGTCGCCCTAG
- a CDS encoding RNA-binding S4 domain-containing protein: MAAHDVPIGDDTIRLGQFLKLASLIDSGSDAKSVIADGLVSVNGEVEVRRGRQLHPGDTVALGEESARVTRG; encoded by the coding sequence ATGGCGGCGCACGACGTTCCGATCGGTGACGACACCATCCGCCTCGGCCAGTTCCTCAAACTCGCCTCGCTGATCGACAGCGGCTCCGATGCCAAATCGGTCATCGCCGACGGTCTGGTCAGCGTCAACGGCGAGGTCGAGGTGCGCCGGGGCCGTCAGCTGCACCCGGGTGACACCGTGGCGCTGGGCGAGGAGTCGGCACGGGTCACCCGGGGCTGA
- the ileS gene encoding isoleucine--tRNA ligase, with product MTAYPKPAGGSPNFPQLETEVLGYWDSDDTFRASIARRDGAPEYVFYDGPPFANGLPHYGHLLTGYVKDIVPRYRTMRGYKVERRFGWDTHGLPAELEVQRQLGITDKADIDAMGIEKFNDACRASVLKYTDEWRSYVTRQARWVDFDNDYKTLDLGFMESVIWAFKQLWDKGLAYQGVRVLPYCWNDETPLSSHELRMDDDVYQSRQDPAITVGFQIHPDFGGPLAGSHLLVWTTTPWTLPSNQAVAVNPDVTYVQVAVDGKRYVLAEARLAAYARELGEEPEVLARVSGSELLGTRYLPPFPYFTDRDEARNAFQVLRGDFVTTEDGTGIVHMAPAYGEDDKATTDTVGITPVTPVDAKGRFDASVPDYQGQHVFDANPQIIRDLKNGTGAAGANGAVLVRHETYEHSYPHCWRCRNPLIYRAVSSWFIKVTEFRDRMVELNQEITWYPEHVKDGQFGKWLQGARDWSISRNRYWGTPIPVWMSDDPEHPRIDVYGSLDELERDFGVRPTNLHRPFIDELTRTNPDDPTGRSTMRRIEDVLDVWFDSGSMPYAQVHYPFENAEWFDGGASGDAHFPGDFIVEYIGQTRGWFYTLHVLATALFDRPAFKTCVSHGIVLGNDGQKMSKSLRNYPDVTEVFDRDGSDAMRWFLMASPILRGGNLVVTEQGIREGVRQVLLPLWNAYTFLALYAPEKGTWRTDSTHVLDRYILAKLAQLRDDLTESLDVCDISGACDELRQFTEALTNWYVRRSRSRFWDEDPDAIDTLHTVLEVTGRLAAPLLPLITEVIWRGVTGERSVHLTDWPSPDELPKDPALVAAMDQVRSVCSTGSSLRKAKKLRVRLPLPKLTVAVEDPVQLEPFVDLIADELNVKAVELTDDIATYGRFELTVNARVAGPRLGKDVQTAIKAVKAGEGVVNPDGTLSAGPAMLTPEEYSSRLVAADPDWTAALPDGAGLVVLDGTVTPELEAEGWAKDRIRELQELRKSSGLDVSDRITVVMSVPQAHEEWARTHRDLIAGEILATAFEFGDPADGAEIGDGVRVAIAKA from the coding sequence GTGACCGCCTACCCCAAGCCCGCCGGTGGATCGCCGAACTTCCCGCAGTTGGAAACCGAGGTCCTGGGTTACTGGGACAGCGACGACACCTTCCGTGCCAGCATCGCCCGCCGTGACGGCGCCCCCGAGTACGTGTTCTACGACGGGCCGCCGTTCGCCAACGGGCTCCCGCACTACGGGCACCTGCTGACCGGGTACGTCAAGGACATCGTTCCGCGCTACCGCACCATGCGTGGCTACAAGGTGGAACGCCGCTTCGGCTGGGACACCCACGGGCTGCCCGCCGAACTCGAGGTGCAGCGTCAGCTCGGCATCACCGACAAGGCCGACATCGACGCGATGGGCATCGAGAAGTTCAACGACGCCTGCCGGGCCTCGGTGCTCAAATACACCGACGAGTGGCGGTCCTACGTCACCCGCCAGGCGCGGTGGGTGGACTTCGACAACGACTACAAGACCCTCGACCTCGGGTTCATGGAGTCGGTGATCTGGGCGTTCAAACAGCTGTGGGACAAGGGTCTGGCCTATCAGGGCGTCCGGGTGCTGCCGTACTGCTGGAACGACGAGACCCCGCTGTCGAGCCACGAGCTCCGGATGGACGACGATGTCTACCAGAGCAGGCAGGACCCGGCGATCACCGTCGGCTTCCAGATCCACCCCGACTTCGGGGGCCCGCTGGCCGGATCGCATCTGCTGGTGTGGACGACGACGCCCTGGACGCTGCCGTCGAACCAGGCGGTGGCGGTCAACCCGGACGTCACCTACGTCCAGGTGGCGGTCGACGGGAAGCGGTATGTGCTGGCCGAGGCCCGGCTGGCCGCCTACGCCCGTGAGCTCGGCGAGGAGCCCGAGGTACTGGCCAGGGTGAGCGGCAGCGAGCTGCTCGGCACCCGGTACCTGCCGCCGTTCCCGTACTTCACCGACCGCGACGAGGCCCGCAACGCGTTCCAGGTGCTGCGCGGCGACTTCGTCACGACCGAGGACGGGACCGGCATCGTCCACATGGCGCCCGCCTACGGCGAGGACGACAAGGCGACCACCGACACCGTCGGCATCACGCCGGTCACCCCGGTCGACGCCAAGGGCCGGTTCGACGCGAGCGTGCCGGACTATCAGGGCCAGCACGTCTTCGACGCCAACCCGCAGATCATCCGCGACCTCAAGAACGGCACGGGTGCGGCGGGCGCCAACGGTGCCGTGCTGGTGCGGCACGAGACCTACGAGCACTCCTATCCGCACTGCTGGCGCTGCCGCAATCCGCTGATCTACCGGGCGGTGTCGTCCTGGTTCATCAAGGTCACCGAGTTCCGGGACCGCATGGTCGAACTCAACCAGGAGATCACCTGGTATCCCGAACACGTCAAGGACGGTCAGTTCGGCAAGTGGCTGCAGGGTGCGCGCGACTGGTCGATCTCGCGAAACCGCTACTGGGGCACACCGATTCCGGTGTGGATGTCCGACGACCCGGAGCACCCGCGCATCGACGTCTACGGCAGCCTCGACGAACTCGAGCGCGATTTCGGGGTACGGCCGACGAACCTGCACCGGCCCTTCATCGACGAGCTGACCCGCACCAATCCCGACGATCCGACCGGACGCTCGACGATGCGCCGCATCGAGGACGTGCTCGACGTGTGGTTCGACTCAGGGTCGATGCCGTACGCCCAGGTGCACTACCCGTTCGAGAACGCCGAGTGGTTCGACGGTGGCGCTTCGGGAGACGCGCACTTCCCGGGTGACTTCATCGTCGAGTACATCGGCCAGACCCGTGGCTGGTTCTACACGCTGCACGTGCTGGCCACCGCGCTGTTCGACCGGCCCGCCTTCAAAACCTGTGTGTCGCACGGCATCGTGCTCGGCAACGACGGCCAGAAGATGAGCAAGTCGCTGCGCAACTATCCCGACGTCACGGAGGTGTTCGACCGCGACGGCTCGGACGCGATGCGCTGGTTCCTGATGGCCTCGCCGATCCTGCGCGGCGGCAACCTCGTCGTCACCGAGCAGGGCATCCGCGAGGGTGTGCGGCAGGTGCTGCTTCCGCTGTGGAACGCCTACACGTTCCTGGCGCTGTACGCACCGGAGAAGGGCACCTGGCGTACCGACTCAACCCACGTCCTCGACCGCTACATCCTCGCCAAACTCGCCCAGTTGCGCGACGATCTCACCGAGTCGCTGGACGTGTGCGACATCTCGGGAGCGTGTGACGAACTGCGGCAGTTCACCGAGGCGCTGACGAACTGGTATGTGCGGCGGTCGCGTTCGCGGTTCTGGGACGAGGATCCCGACGCGATCGACACCCTGCACACGGTTCTCGAGGTGACGGGCCGGCTGGCGGCGCCGCTGCTGCCGTTGATCACCGAGGTGATCTGGCGCGGCGTCACCGGTGAGCGGTCGGTGCACCTGACCGACTGGCCGTCGCCCGACGAGCTGCCCAAGGACCCAGCGCTGGTCGCCGCGATGGACCAGGTGCGCTCGGTGTGCTCCACCGGGTCGTCGCTACGCAAGGCCAAGAAGCTGCGGGTCCGGCTACCGTTGCCGAAACTGACTGTCGCGGTGGAGGATCCGGTTCAGCTCGAGCCGTTCGTCGACCTCATCGCCGATGAGCTCAACGTCAAGGCGGTCGAGCTGACCGACGACATCGCCACCTACGGCCGCTTCGAACTCACGGTCAACGCCCGCGTCGCCGGCCCGCGCCTGGGCAAGGACGTCCAGACGGCCATCAAGGCGGTCAAGGCCGGCGAGGGTGTGGTGAATCCCGACGGGACGCTGAGCGCCGGACCGGCGATGCTGACCCCCGAGGAGTACAGCTCCCGGCTGGTCGCCGCGGACCCGGACTGGACCGCCGCGCTGCCCGACGGGGCGGGTCTGGTGGTGCTCGACGGCACGGTGACACCCGAACTCGAGGCCGAGGGCTGGGCCAAGGACCGCATCCGCGAACTGCAGGAGCTGCGCAAGTCCAGCGGCCTCGACGTATCGGACCGGATCACCGTGGTGATGTCGGTGCCGCAGGCCCACGAGGAGTGGGCGCGCACCCACCGCGACCTGATTGCGGGGGAGATCCTGGCGACCGCGTTCGAGTTCGGCGACCCCGCCGACGGCGCGGAGATCGGCGACGGGGTGCGGGTGGCGATCGCCAAGGCCTGA
- a CDS encoding XRE family transcriptional regulator — MPRTDENGRQLKALLDYLLDGDVEAKAIYDALGISSSTYYRRIKEPDYPDAEELRRVADRFELSYPDLQIRFGLMSRQEVWHYVESAPFTVTTVAPVADAAPTTRRRPKLSELAPRPDAPPL, encoded by the coding sequence ATGCCACGGACTGACGAGAACGGCAGGCAGCTCAAAGCGTTGCTCGACTATCTGCTCGACGGCGATGTCGAGGCCAAGGCGATCTACGACGCGCTCGGGATCTCCAGCAGCACGTATTACCGCCGCATCAAGGAGCCGGACTACCCCGACGCCGAAGAGCTGCGACGTGTCGCCGACCGGTTCGAACTGAGCTATCCGGATCTGCAGATCCGGTTCGGTCTCATGAGCCGGCAGGAGGTCTGGCACTACGTGGAGTCGGCGCCGTTCACCGTGACCACGGTCGCCCCGGTTGCTGACGCCGCGCCGACGACACGCCGCAGGCCGAAACTCTCGGAATTGGCACCGCGTCCTGACGCACCGCCGTTGTAG
- a CDS encoding AMP-binding protein: MTASSLPTVLRERASLQPNDPAFTFIDYEKAVEGVRETLTWGQLYRRAVNLAHELSERARPGDRAVIVAPQGLDYLVAFLGSLQAGLIAVPLSTPMPGVHDERISAVLRDSAPTVVLTTSSIGAMVAEYVAPEDGETAAALIEVDLLDLESRRKGSSRRVERPETAYLQYTSGSTRTPAGVMVSYRNLSANFEQIMASFLAHYGGIAPPGTTAVTWLPFYHDMGLLLGVFAPILGGWQTVFTTPLSFLARPARWMQMVADSPHAITAGPNFAFELAAGKTSDEDMAGYDLGDTCIIISGSERVHDATLKRFAQRFRKFNLSEEVLRPAYGLAEATLYVATDAPEKPPTIVHFEPEKLSAGHAKRCASATGTPLVSYGTPDSPVVRIVDPQTRNELSAGAIGEIWVRGENVCLGYWRKPEQTEEVFNAFLDSPSPGTDSGPWLRTGDLGFMSDGELFIMGRLKDLLIVRGRNHYPDDIEGTIQEISGGRVAAISVEQDRTEQLVAIVEAKRRGDTDEEVAAHFAELKSRITSAISTAHGISAADLVLVPRGSIPITTSGKVRRASCAELYREGAFTRLDA, translated from the coding sequence ATGACTGCGTCATCACTTCCCACCGTGCTGCGGGAACGCGCAAGTCTGCAGCCCAACGACCCGGCATTCACGTTCATCGACTACGAGAAGGCCGTCGAGGGCGTCCGCGAGACGCTCACGTGGGGACAGCTGTACCGACGCGCGGTCAACCTCGCCCACGAGCTGAGCGAGCGCGCACGACCGGGTGACCGCGCCGTCATCGTCGCCCCGCAGGGGCTGGACTATCTGGTGGCGTTCCTCGGCTCACTGCAGGCCGGTCTCATCGCGGTGCCGTTGTCCACGCCGATGCCCGGGGTGCACGACGAGCGCATCAGCGCGGTGCTGCGCGACTCGGCCCCCACGGTGGTGCTCACGACGTCGTCGATCGGCGCCATGGTCGCCGAGTACGTGGCCCCGGAGGACGGTGAGACGGCGGCCGCGCTGATCGAGGTGGACCTGCTGGATCTGGAGAGCCGGCGCAAGGGATCGTCGCGCCGGGTCGAGCGGCCCGAGACCGCGTATCTGCAGTACACATCGGGGTCGACGCGCACCCCCGCGGGAGTCATGGTCTCCTACCGCAACCTGTCGGCGAACTTCGAGCAGATCATGGCCTCGTTCCTGGCCCACTACGGCGGCATCGCCCCGCCCGGGACCACGGCGGTGACGTGGCTGCCCTTCTACCACGACATGGGGCTGCTGCTCGGAGTGTTCGCGCCGATCCTCGGCGGCTGGCAGACGGTGTTCACCACCCCGCTGTCGTTCCTGGCCCGGCCCGCACGGTGGATGCAGATGGTGGCCGACAGCCCGCACGCCATCACCGCGGGCCCGAACTTCGCGTTCGAGTTGGCCGCGGGCAAGACCTCCGACGAGGACATGGCCGGCTACGACCTCGGCGACACCTGCATCATCATCAGCGGCAGCGAGCGGGTGCACGACGCCACCCTCAAGCGTTTCGCGCAGCGCTTCCGCAAGTTCAACCTGTCCGAAGAGGTGCTGCGCCCCGCATACGGACTGGCCGAGGCGACGCTGTACGTGGCGACGGACGCGCCCGAGAAGCCGCCGACGATCGTGCACTTCGAACCCGAGAAACTCTCGGCCGGCCACGCCAAGCGCTGTGCGAGCGCGACCGGCACCCCGCTGGTGAGCTACGGCACTCCCGACTCCCCCGTCGTCCGGATCGTCGACCCGCAGACCCGAAACGAGCTGTCGGCCGGCGCGATCGGCGAGATCTGGGTGCGCGGCGAGAACGTGTGCCTCGGCTACTGGCGCAAACCGGAACAGACCGAGGAGGTCTTCAACGCCTTCCTCGACTCGCCGTCGCCGGGCACCGACAGCGGGCCGTGGCTGCGCACCGGCGACCTGGGATTCATGTCCGACGGTGAGCTGTTCATCATGGGCCGGCTCAAGGATCTGCTGATCGTGCGCGGCCGCAACCACTATCCCGACGACATCGAGGGCACCATCCAGGAGATCTCCGGCGGCCGGGTCGCGGCCATCTCCGTCGAACAGGACCGCACCGAACAACTCGTCGCGATCGTGGAGGCCAAGCGCCGCGGTGACACCGACGAGGAGGTGGCCGCCCACTTCGCCGAGCTGAAAAGCCGTATCACCAGTGCGATCTCGACCGCGCACGGCATCAGCGCCGCCGATCTGGTGCTGGTCCCCCGCGGATCGATCCCGATCACGACGAGCGGTAAGGTGCGCCGCGCGTCGTGCGCGGAGCTCTACCGAGAGGGCGCCTTCACCCGCCTCGACGCCTGA
- a CDS encoding glycosyltransferase family 2 protein, whose product MIIDYERMPVVAAIPNYNMGSHLRRLLPQVLEQGYDHVFVLDDASTDDSAEVVGGFGDAVTLVRSATNQGAGANRNQIIGQVDDATVIHFIDADMDIATPRSAAVARELFARYAPDGVGAIGGLVRRADGSQEPFNYGPVFSLRTNVTSFPWMVDRIRHHPRLVEVFRRTGMPGTRQWPNILESPRPTETYWLHEGNMLIHAGAFRAVGGYDPEFRSHEAQDLAIRLDRIGAKRRFDPSIEVVHHYIDVRGKNRSRYEREAVRYMIRKHGLVRFLTDH is encoded by the coding sequence GTGATCATCGACTACGAGCGGATGCCCGTCGTGGCGGCGATCCCCAACTACAACATGGGCAGCCATCTCCGCCGCCTGCTGCCGCAGGTGCTGGAGCAGGGCTACGACCACGTGTTCGTCCTCGACGACGCCTCGACCGACGACAGTGCCGAGGTGGTCGGCGGATTCGGTGACGCGGTCACGCTGGTGCGCAGTGCCACGAATCAGGGGGCCGGGGCGAACCGCAACCAGATCATCGGTCAGGTCGACGACGCCACCGTCATCCACTTCATCGACGCCGACATGGACATCGCCACCCCGCGGTCGGCGGCGGTGGCCCGTGAGTTGTTCGCCCGTTACGCTCCGGACGGCGTCGGGGCGATCGGCGGCCTGGTCCGCCGCGCCGACGGCAGTCAGGAACCGTTCAACTACGGTCCGGTGTTCTCGTTGCGCACCAACGTCACCTCGTTTCCCTGGATGGTCGACCGCATCCGGCACCATCCGCGTCTGGTCGAGGTCTTCCGGCGCACCGGCATGCCGGGCACCCGTCAGTGGCCGAACATCCTGGAGTCGCCCCGGCCGACCGAGACGTACTGGCTGCACGAAGGCAACATGCTGATCCACGCGGGCGCGTTCCGCGCGGTCGGCGGTTACGACCCCGAATTCCGCTCCCACGAGGCCCAGGACCTGGCGATCCGACTGGACCGCATCGGTGCCAAGCGCCGGTTCGACCCGAGCATCGAGGTCGTGCACCACTACATCGACGTCCGGGGCAAGAACCGCAGCAGATACGAACGCGAGGCGGTCCGCTACATGATCCGCAAGCACGGACTGGTCAGGTTCCTCACCGACCACTGA
- a CDS encoding glycosyltransferase family 2 protein — MLAFVTSLRHPQNSGDYRRVERLLDDTLKSLLRQDHDDFGIWVVGNREPAHLPRGVHYVDVRFPPPSAKAGPRTGRDAVLLDKGTKLVIGLLAARAAGASHVMFVDADDFVSRRLAGLVAGDPHANGWYVERGWRYNADRAAVRPQRRFHTRCGTAHIVRTDLFGDFADLDVRSSQADLQATLGGRLERLFGSHLHLAADLARAGTPLRPIPFPAALYRLGTGENHSWNGMGGLGRPVTQAIADEFGVEPTPRTAGAVLRAVSPGGAAVRHRVQRLRALTERT; from the coding sequence GTGCTGGCATTCGTGACGTCGCTGCGGCATCCGCAGAACAGCGGGGACTACCGCAGAGTCGAGCGGCTGCTCGACGACACGCTGAAATCGCTTCTGCGCCAGGACCACGACGATTTCGGCATCTGGGTGGTGGGCAATCGCGAACCGGCGCACCTGCCGCGCGGGGTCCACTACGTCGACGTGCGGTTCCCGCCGCCGTCGGCCAAGGCGGGTCCGCGTACCGGCCGCGACGCGGTGCTGCTCGACAAGGGCACCAAACTGGTGATCGGGCTGCTCGCCGCCCGCGCGGCGGGCGCGTCGCACGTCATGTTCGTCGACGCCGACGACTTCGTCAGCAGGCGACTCGCGGGCCTGGTCGCCGGCGATCCGCACGCGAACGGCTGGTACGTGGAGCGCGGCTGGCGGTACAACGCCGACCGAGCCGCGGTGCGCCCGCAGCGGCGGTTCCACACCCGTTGCGGCACAGCGCATATCGTGCGCACCGATCTGTTCGGCGATTTCGCGGACCTGGACGTGCGGTCGAGCCAGGCTGACCTGCAGGCGACGCTCGGCGGCCGGCTCGAGCGGCTGTTCGGTTCCCATCTGCACCTCGCGGCCGACCTGGCGCGCGCCGGCACGCCGCTCCGGCCGATCCCGTTCCCCGCGGCGCTGTACCGCCTGGGAACGGGCGAGAACCACTCGTGGAACGGGATGGGCGGACTCGGCCGACCCGTGACACAGGCGATCGCCGATGAATTCGGCGTCGAGCCGACACCACGCACCGCGGGCGCGGTCCTGCGCGCCGTGTCACCGGGCGGTGCCGCCGTGCGCCACCGGGTGCAACGTCTGCGCGCTCTGACCGAACGGACCTGA
- a CDS encoding ATP-binding cassette domain-containing protein, translating to MIELRNVGKTFGGGVPALRDVSFSVPTGSICALLGHNGAGKTTTIKILSTLIQPSSGQAIVAGYDVVRQPGKVRANISVTGQDASLDILLTGRENLVLFGRLRGMRRRDARIRADELITQFDLAHAADRPVSTYSGGMRRRIDIAAALVVPPKVLFLDEPTTGLDPRSRRDVWSLVASLSAQDVTVLLTTQYLEEADVLSDSIIILDAGQIIASGTADDLKRRVGFSYCQVTPMNPDDLSRIDVALADFEESEIDYDAGTASVPAPDGVATLSEVLRRMDQIDVELADISLRKPSLDEVFLHLTKPSVSP from the coding sequence GTGATCGAGCTGAGAAACGTCGGAAAAACGTTCGGGGGCGGAGTACCCGCGCTCCGCGATGTGAGTTTTTCCGTTCCGACGGGCTCGATTTGCGCACTGCTCGGCCACAACGGCGCCGGTAAGACCACCACGATCAAGATCTTGTCGACGTTGATCCAGCCCTCTTCCGGCCAGGCGATCGTCGCGGGCTACGACGTGGTTCGCCAACCGGGGAAAGTGCGCGCGAACATCAGCGTCACCGGACAGGATGCCTCCCTCGACATTTTGCTGACCGGGCGCGAGAATCTGGTCCTGTTCGGCCGGTTGCGGGGTATGCGGCGCCGCGACGCGCGAATTCGCGCCGATGAGCTGATCACCCAGTTCGACCTGGCACACGCCGCCGACCGGCCGGTCTCGACGTATTCCGGCGGTATGCGCCGCCGTATCGACATCGCCGCGGCGCTCGTCGTGCCGCCGAAGGTGCTGTTCCTCGACGAGCCGACGACCGGACTCGACCCGCGTAGCCGCCGTGACGTGTGGTCGCTGGTCGCGTCGCTGTCGGCTCAGGACGTGACGGTGCTGCTCACCACGCAGTACCTCGAAGAGGCCGACGTGCTCAGCGATTCGATCATCATCCTCGACGCCGGCCAGATCATCGCCAGCGGCACCGCCGACGACCTCAAACGCCGTGTCGGGTTCAGCTACTGCCAGGTGACACCGATGAATCCGGACGATCTGTCGCGAATCGACGTGGCGCTCGCCGATTTCGAGGAGTCGGAGATCGACTACGACGCAGGCACCGCATCCGTGCCCGCCCCCGACGGGGTGGCGACGTTGTCGGAGGTGCTGCGCCGGATGGACCAGATCGACGTGGAACTGGCCGACATCTCGCTGCGCAAACCGTCGCTCGACGAGGTGTTCCTGCACCTGACCAAACCCTCGGTCAGCCCGTGA
- a CDS encoding ABC transporter permease, which yields MNALAALTERVVISTIRDLDLLFAILAPVVTFIGLTFILRNVIDTGGMSYPQYVLPAIVIQAMVFSSMTTADRAARDQASGFGVRLRTMPMSAAVPLMARMLYCLLRGILGLVASLAVAYVFGFRMSGGWLYAVVFVVIALVLTIALSLGADATGTRLSHMEASSQVLLFPQLMLVLLSTGLAPLDSFPDWVQPFVQYQPVSQVAETLRGLSTGHVAAGNMAATLAWCIGLFAVFGFVALRMQRRPR from the coding sequence GTGAACGCGCTGGCCGCACTGACCGAGCGGGTGGTCATCAGCACGATCCGCGACCTCGACCTGCTGTTCGCGATCCTGGCGCCGGTGGTCACGTTCATCGGCCTGACCTTCATCCTGCGCAACGTGATCGACACCGGCGGCATGAGCTATCCGCAGTACGTGCTGCCCGCGATCGTCATCCAGGCGATGGTGTTCAGTTCGATGACCACCGCCGACCGTGCGGCGCGCGATCAGGCGTCCGGGTTCGGTGTCCGGCTACGCACGATGCCGATGTCGGCGGCGGTGCCGCTGATGGCGCGCATGCTGTACTGCCTGCTGCGCGGCATCCTCGGGCTGGTCGCCTCGCTGGCGGTCGCCTACGTCTTCGGCTTCCGGATGAGCGGCGGCTGGCTCTACGCCGTGGTGTTCGTCGTCATCGCGCTCGTCCTGACGATCGCGCTGTCCCTCGGTGCGGACGCGACCGGGACCCGGCTCTCCCACATGGAGGCGTCCAGTCAGGTGCTGCTGTTCCCCCAGCTGATGCTGGTGCTGCTCTCGACCGGGCTGGCGCCGCTGGACTCGTTCCCCGACTGGGTCCAGCCGTTCGTGCAGTACCAGCCGGTGTCCCAGGTCGCCGAGACGCTGCGCGGCCTGTCGACGGGCCACGTGGCGGCCGGGAACATGGCGGCCACGCTGGCGTGGTGCATCGGGTTGTTCGCGGTGTTCGGCTTCGTCGCCCTGCGCATGCAACGGCGGCCGCGGTGA